A window of Bacteroidota bacterium contains these coding sequences:
- a CDS encoding TIM barrel protein yields the protein MERKRFIKHSLLAGAAAITSPSLFAKDNNNDDGNADKIFNLNYAFHDGTFSNSGGSDFIDQIKFAYDKGFRGIEDNGMMSRTPEMQQKIGDTLSKLGMQMGVFVITSNNWHWSISLTSGKKEFIDMMEKDCREAINVAKRCGAKWMTVVPGNYDRSLSFDMQTANVITSLRKAADILEPAGLTMVLEPLSDNPDLFLRHSDQTYMICKAVNSKACKILFDIYHMQRNEGDLMKNIDKCWEEIAYIQIGDNPGRKEPTTGEINYKNLFKHIYDKGYKGIMGMEHGMVGKGTEGELALIKAYREVDAFL from the coding sequence ATGGAAAGAAAACGATTTATCAAACATTCTTTATTGGCAGGCGCAGCAGCTATTACATCTCCTTCGTTGTTTGCAAAAGATAATAACAATGATGATGGAAATGCTGATAAAATATTTAACCTGAACTATGCTTTTCATGATGGTACGTTCAGCAACAGCGGGGGAAGTGATTTTATTGACCAGATAAAATTTGCCTATGATAAAGGCTTTCGTGGTATTGAAGACAATGGAATGATGAGCCGTACTCCGGAAATGCAGCAGAAGATCGGTGATACACTTTCAAAACTCGGTATGCAGATGGGAGTTTTTGTAATTACATCCAATAACTGGCATTGGAGTATTTCATTAACGTCAGGAAAGAAAGAATTTATTGATATGATGGAGAAAGATTGCCGTGAAGCTATCAATGTTGCTAAACGTTGCGGTGCAAAGTGGATGACAGTTGTGCCGGGTAATTATGACCGTAGCTTATCTTTCGATATGCAAACTGCGAATGTGATCACTTCGCTAAGAAAGGCGGCTGATATATTAGAACCCGCCGGACTTACCATGGTATTGGAGCCATTAAGTGATAACCCGGATCTGTTTTTACGTCACTCTGACCAGACCTATATGATATGCAAAGCAGTAAATAGCAAGGCATGTAAAATTCTCTTCGATATTTATCATATGCAGCGTAATGAAGGCGATCTGATGAAAAACATTGATAAATGCTGGGAAGAAATTGCTTATATCCAAATAGGTGATAATCCTGGCAGGAAAGAGCCCACCACAGGTGAAATAAACTATAAAAATCTTTTCAAACACATTTACGATAAAGGCTACAAAGGAATAATGGGAATGGAACATGGTATGGTAGGAAAAGGAACTGAAGGTGAACTGGCCCTTATAAAAGCTTATCGTGAAGTAGATGCTTTTCTTTAA
- a CDS encoding aspartate carbamoyltransferase catalytic subunit — translation MQLSTRNLLGIKDLTPGDISLILSTAEQFKEVLQRPVKKVPSLRDVTIVNLFYENSTRTRFSFELAEKRLSADTINFAVSGSSAAKGETLLDTVNNILSMKVDMVVMRHSASGAPHFLAKHIPAAIINAGDGINEHPTQGLLDAFSMKEKFGKLEGLKVAIIGDIMHSRVAMSNIYLLTKMGARVTVCGPPTLIPKYLADAFGVEVSYNLKETLEWCDVANVLRIQLERQNQVLFSSLREYNLAYGIKRNLLDSLSKEITVMHPGPINRGVELDSDVADSKQSIILQQVENGVAVRMAVLYLLSGRNPLNN, via the coding sequence ATGCAACTATCCACTCGAAATCTGCTCGGCATTAAAGACCTTACACCCGGCGATATTTCATTAATTCTTTCTACAGCCGAACAATTCAAAGAAGTTTTACAGCGACCCGTAAAAAAAGTCCCATCGCTTCGTGATGTAACGATCGTCAATCTTTTTTACGAAAATTCGACACGTACACGGTTCTCTTTTGAACTAGCTGAAAAAAGATTAAGTGCTGATACGATCAATTTCGCAGTTTCTGGTTCTTCGGCAGCAAAAGGTGAAACATTACTGGACACTGTGAATAATATTCTTTCCATGAAAGTGGATATGGTAGTGATGCGGCATAGTGCAAGCGGCGCCCCGCATTTCCTGGCTAAACATATTCCTGCAGCTATCATAAATGCCGGTGATGGGATCAATGAACATCCTACGCAAGGATTACTTGATGCATTTTCAATGAAAGAAAAGTTCGGCAAATTGGAAGGACTAAAAGTGGCAATCATCGGAGATATCATGCACAGTCGTGTAGCGATGAGTAATATTTACCTGCTTACAAAAATGGGAGCAAGGGTTACTGTATGTGGTCCGCCCACATTAATTCCGAAATATCTTGCGGACGCATTTGGAGTAGAAGTAAGTTATAATCTGAAGGAGACACTTGAATGGTGTGATGTAGCCAATGTATTACGTATACAATTAGAAAGACAGAACCAGGTTTTATTTTCTTCGCTACGGGAATACAATCTTGCTTATGGCATCAAGAGAAATCTGCTAGACAGTTTGAGTAAAGAAATAACTGTAATGCATCCTGGCCCGATAAACCGCGGTGTAGAACTAGATAGCGATGTGGCAGATAGCAAACAATCTATCATCCTCCAACAAGTAGAAAATGGTGTAGCGGTGAGAATGGCTGTATTGTACCTGCTTTCAGGAAGAAATCCTCTGAATAATTAA
- a CDS encoding PorT family protein yields MKKNILMAAACLLMNYFINAQNTQAKNQTTHVQLGIKAGVNIANIHVEGEDDNNEYDSRTGFHIGGLAHIHLSDHFAVQPEIVYSTEGAEATGVKLKRDYINVPVLVQYMINDGFRLQTGPQVGFLVSAKNEIGDTEVDVKDNVNTVGFAWSFGASYLTKIGVGFDARYNLGITNINENNSIPESRNRVWQIGAFYQFSH; encoded by the coding sequence ATGAAAAAAAACATTTTAATGGCGGCTGCGTGTTTATTGATGAATTATTTTATAAATGCTCAAAACACTCAGGCTAAAAATCAAACTACTCATGTACAGCTTGGAATAAAAGCAGGGGTTAATATTGCAAACATCCATGTTGAGGGTGAGGATGATAATAACGAATACGATTCAAGAACAGGTTTTCATATCGGAGGTTTAGCACATATTCATCTATCTGATCATTTTGCCGTGCAACCTGAAATTGTATATTCAACGGAAGGAGCAGAAGCTACAGGAGTGAAGCTTAAACGAGATTATATTAACGTTCCTGTATTGGTCCAGTATATGATAAATGATGGATTTCGCTTGCAAACTGGCCCACAGGTTGGCTTTTTAGTTTCAGCTAAAAATGAAATAGGCGATACGGAAGTTGACGTAAAAGATAATGTGAATACGGTAGGTTTTGCCTGGTCCTTTGGTGCCAGCTATCTTACAAAAATAGGAGTGGGATTTGATGCCAGGTATAATCTTGGTATTACTAACATTAACGAAAATAATTCTATTCCTGAATCAAGGAACAGAGTGTGGCAAATAGGAGCGTTTTATCAATTTTCACATTGA
- a CDS encoding Gfo/Idh/MocA family oxidoreductase, translating into MNNEINNSKSRREFVKQSSLIAGGLIAAPLLSKANYFSGAAGEIKIALIGCGGRGTGAAMQALLTKQNVKLVAMADAFRDRLDGCYKTLTAEDLSDAGGGKGNVKAKIDVPEERKYTGFDAYAKAIAHADVVILTTPPGFRPIHFEEAIKQGKHVFMEKPVATDPAGIKKVLDAAEIAKQKKLNVVVGLQRHYQNSYRELYKRKDKIGDITSAQAWWNNDGVWVNPRKPEQTEMEYQMRNWYYFVWLCGDHIAEQHIHNIDVINWFKGSYPVKAQGMGGRQVRKGKEHGEIFDHHYVEFTYADGSILNSQCRHIPGTMSKVDELLIGTKGTIKCGAANITSRSGKIIYQFDKKTDNNPYQTEHDELFATIERGDYKFADAGNGAKSTMTSILGRMATYSGQVIDWEKAINSGIDIMPKKFGWNEMPLVLPGDDGFYPIPVPGKVKYF; encoded by the coding sequence ATGAATAATGAAATTAACAACTCAAAAAGTCGCAGAGAATTTGTAAAACAAAGTTCATTGATAGCAGGCGGATTGATCGCTGCTCCACTCCTTTCTAAAGCTAATTATTTTTCCGGTGCTGCCGGTGAAATAAAAATTGCATTGATCGGTTGCGGAGGACGTGGCACCGGCGCTGCAATGCAGGCTTTGCTTACAAAACAAAATGTAAAACTCGTTGCAATGGCTGATGCTTTCCGCGATAGGCTGGATGGTTGTTATAAGACATTAACCGCAGAGGATCTTAGTGATGCCGGAGGAGGAAAAGGAAATGTAAAAGCAAAAATTGATGTGCCTGAAGAAAGAAAGTACACCGGCTTTGATGCTTATGCAAAAGCAATTGCTCATGCTGATGTGGTAATACTGACAACACCTCCTGGTTTCCGCCCAATACATTTTGAAGAAGCTATAAAGCAGGGCAAGCATGTATTCATGGAAAAACCAGTGGCAACAGACCCGGCTGGTATAAAAAAAGTATTAGATGCAGCAGAAATTGCAAAACAGAAAAAACTAAATGTAGTTGTGGGCTTACAACGTCATTACCAGAATTCGTATCGTGAATTATATAAACGCAAAGACAAGATCGGCGATATTACTTCAGCGCAGGCATGGTGGAATAATGATGGCGTATGGGTAAATCCCCGCAAACCAGAGCAAACTGAAATGGAATACCAGATGCGTAACTGGTATTATTTTGTCTGGCTTTGCGGTGATCATATTGCAGAACAGCATATCCACAATATTGATGTCATCAACTGGTTCAAAGGTAGCTATCCTGTAAAAGCACAGGGTATGGGGGGAAGACAGGTAAGAAAAGGAAAAGAGCATGGCGAGATATTCGATCATCATTATGTTGAGTTCACTTATGCTGATGGTTCAATATTGAATAGCCAGTGTAGACATATACCCGGAACCATGAGTAAAGTGGATGAACTATTGATCGGAACAAAAGGAACTATTAAATGTGGTGCTGCAAATATTACAAGCAGAAGTGGTAAAATAATTTATCAGTTTGATAAAAAAACTGACAACAATCCTTACCAAACTGAGCATGATGAATTGTTTGCCACTATTGAAAGAGGCGATTACAAATTTGCGGATGCGGGCAATGGTGCAAAGAGCACAATGACATCCATCCTTGGAAGGATGGCAACGTATAGCGGCCAGGTGATAGATTGGGAAAAAGCTATTAATAGCGGAATTGATATTATGCCGAAGAAATTTGGCTGGAATGAAATGCCGCTTGTCCTACCGGGTGACGATGGGTTCTATCCTATCCCGGTTCCGGGCAAGGTGAAATATTTTTAA
- the pyrR gene encoding bifunctional pyr operon transcriptional regulator/uracil phosphoribosyltransferase PyrR yields the protein MKSILSEQQLAITIKRLAHQLLENHVNLENTVLIGLQPRGIFLSDRIVEEIKKEIPGGEILYGKLDITFYRDDIRKELHNANRTDIPFSIENKNVVLIDDVLYTGRTIRAALDALLDFGRPEKVELCVLIDRRFSRQLPIQADYAGKSIDSIVTQKVKVLWKSKDGKDEVIFLE from the coding sequence TTGAAATCTATTTTATCCGAACAACAACTGGCAATTACAATTAAAAGACTGGCACACCAGCTTCTCGAGAATCATGTCAATCTTGAAAACACAGTATTGATCGGGTTACAGCCCCGCGGTATTTTTTTATCTGATCGGATAGTGGAAGAAATAAAAAAAGAAATACCTGGAGGTGAAATTTTATACGGTAAACTCGACATTACATTTTACCGTGATGATATCCGCAAGGAATTGCATAATGCTAACCGGACCGATATCCCTTTTTCAATCGAAAATAAAAATGTGGTGCTGATAGATGATGTGTTGTACACGGGAAGAACGATTAGAGCTGCGTTGGACGCATTACTTGATTTTGGTCGGCCCGAAAAAGTAGAACTTTGCGTATTAATTGACAGAAGATTCAGCCGCCAACTCCCTATCCAAGCAGATTATGCCGGTAAATCCATTGATTCCATCGTTACCCAAAAAGTAAAAGTGCTATGGAAATCAAAAGATGGAAAAGATGAAGTGATTTTTCTTGAATAA
- the pruA gene encoding L-glutamate gamma-semialdehyde dehydrogenase, producing the protein MSIGTFSYPMPVNEPVLSYASGSSERKRLKEVLAELKGQQIDVPMYIGSKEVRTNKKGTMRPPHETSHTLGTYSEGDEKHIRLAIDAALEAKEEWANMSWESRAGIFLKTADLIATKYRPYMNGTTMLGQSKNAYQAEIDAACELIDFLRFNVHFLSEIYKQQPISSTGMHNRMEYRPLEGFVLAITPFNFTAIGGNLPTSAAMCGNTVVWKVAHTQIYSAQMFMRILKEAGLPDGVINLIYVDGPTLGKVCFSHPAFAGVHFTGSTGVFNYMWKTIGENLPMYKSYPRIVGETGGKDFVIAHKSADPDVVATALLRGAFEYQGQKCSAASRAYISSNIAEEVKAKLIAGVKSFKMGNPEDFSNFINAVIDEKSFNSIKQYIDNAKKDPKAEIWVGGKCDSKQGWFVQPTIIQAKDPKYVTMCEEIFGPVLTVYIYPANSFEKTLELLDNTSPYALTGAVISTDRNAIELATTKLRNAAGNFYINDKPTGAVVGQQPFGGARASGTNDKAGSILNLYRWLSARTIKETFNPPIDYRYPFMSEQ; encoded by the coding sequence ATGAGTATTGGAACATTTTCATATCCCATGCCAGTGAATGAACCTGTATTAAGTTATGCTTCGGGTTCTTCTGAAAGAAAAAGATTAAAAGAAGTTTTAGCTGAATTAAAAGGTCAGCAAATAGATGTACCGATGTATATCGGCAGTAAGGAAGTACGGACAAATAAAAAAGGGACGATGCGTCCTCCGCATGAAACATCTCATACTTTAGGAACTTATTCTGAGGGTGACGAAAAACATATACGATTGGCAATTGATGCAGCGCTGGAAGCAAAAGAAGAATGGGCTAATATGAGTTGGGAAAGCCGTGCAGGAATATTTTTAAAAACAGCTGATCTTATTGCAACAAAATATCGTCCGTACATGAATGGAACAACGATGCTTGGACAAAGTAAAAATGCTTACCAGGCGGAGATTGATGCTGCATGTGAACTGATCGACTTTTTACGTTTTAATGTTCATTTCTTAAGTGAAATTTATAAGCAACAACCCATTAGCAGTACCGGTATGCATAACAGGATGGAGTATCGTCCGCTTGAAGGATTTGTTTTAGCAATCACTCCTTTCAACTTTACGGCAATTGGTGGTAACCTGCCAACATCAGCAGCTATGTGTGGTAATACTGTTGTATGGAAAGTGGCACATACACAGATATATTCTGCACAAATGTTTATGCGTATTTTAAAAGAAGCTGGTTTGCCGGATGGTGTTATCAATTTAATTTATGTTGATGGCCCTACATTGGGAAAAGTTTGTTTCAGTCACCCGGCATTTGCAGGAGTGCATTTTACAGGCTCTACAGGTGTATTTAATTATATGTGGAAAACGATTGGTGAAAATTTGCCGATGTATAAATCTTATCCACGCATTGTTGGTGAAACGGGTGGTAAAGATTTTGTGATTGCACATAAATCTGCTGACCCGGATGTAGTAGCTACAGCATTGCTTCGTGGCGCATTCGAGTACCAGGGGCAAAAATGCTCAGCTGCATCGAGAGCCTATATTTCTTCTAATATTGCAGAAGAAGTAAAAGCGAAATTAATAGCAGGTGTAAAGAGTTTTAAAATGGGAAACCCGGAAGATTTTTCCAATTTTATTAATGCTGTTATCGATGAAAAAAGTTTCAATAGTATCAAACAATATATTGATAACGCTAAAAAAGATCCGAAGGCGGAGATATGGGTTGGCGGAAAATGTGATAGTAAGCAAGGCTGGTTTGTTCAACCAACTATAATACAAGCTAAAGATCCTAAGTACGTAACAATGTGTGAAGAAATATTTGGGCCAGTACTTACCGTTTATATTTATCCTGCAAACAGTTTTGAAAAAACATTGGAACTCTTGGATAACACTTCACCTTATGCATTGACCGGTGCTGTTATTTCAACTGATAGAAATGCAATTGAACTTGCAACAACAAAACTCAGAAACGCTGCCGGTAATTTTTATATCAATGATAAACCAACGGGTGCAGTAGTAGGTCAGCAGCCATTCGGAGGTGCAAGAGCTAGTGGTACAAATGATAAAGCAGGAAGTATTTTAAATCTTTATCGCTGGTTAAGTGCAAGAACAATTAAAGAAACATTTAATCCACCAATTGATTATCGTTACCCTTTTATGTCTGAACAATAA
- a CDS encoding hotdog fold thioesterase, translating to MIWFDKEITIEKLRPFEIKTMAEHIGIEFTEIGKDFLKAKMPVDHRTLQPYGLLHGGASCVLAETVGSLAAAMVVDHTKYACVGLDINANHVRSAREGYVTGIATPLHLGANTHVWDIKIYDELNKLICISRLTVAVVPKKESFIRPGL from the coding sequence ATGATCTGGTTTGATAAAGAAATAACGATCGAGAAACTCAGGCCTTTTGAGATAAAAACAATGGCTGAGCATATCGGCATTGAGTTTACAGAAATAGGGAAAGATTTTTTGAAGGCTAAAATGCCGGTTGATCATAGGACACTGCAACCTTATGGTTTATTGCATGGCGGTGCAAGTTGTGTGCTTGCAGAAACCGTAGGAAGCCTTGCAGCAGCAATGGTGGTTGATCACACGAAATATGCTTGTGTAGGACTTGACATTAATGCCAATCATGTACGCAGTGCAAGAGAAGGTTATGTAACAGGTATTGCAACTCCTTTACATCTTGGCGCAAATACTCATGTATGGGATATAAAGATCTATGATGAGTTGAATAAATTGATCTGCATCAGCCGGCTTACAGTAGCTGTAGTGCCAAAGAAAGAATCATTTATCAGACCAGGATTGTAA
- a CDS encoding orotate phosphoribosyltransferase: MTNEKAVAEKLLQVQAVRLNPQNPFTWASGWKSPIYCDNRKVLSFPYVRDFIKSELCNVVFEKFPDAQLLAGVATAGIAWGAMAADQLKLPYIYVRPKPKEHGLGNQIEGSYETGQQVVVIEDLVSTGKSSLQVVDVLKESGLEIAGMVSIFTYGFNVADQAFEKAGVKLYPLTNYPTLVDLAIEKGIIAGELQEVLLKWSSDPANWKGI; encoded by the coding sequence ATGACGAATGAAAAAGCAGTAGCTGAAAAACTCTTACAGGTTCAGGCAGTCCGTTTAAACCCTCAAAACCCTTTTACATGGGCAAGTGGATGGAAAAGTCCCATCTATTGTGATAATCGCAAAGTATTATCGTTTCCCTATGTTCGGGATTTCATCAAATCGGAATTATGTAATGTGGTTTTTGAAAAATTTCCTGATGCACAGTTACTCGCTGGTGTGGCCACAGCAGGCATTGCATGGGGCGCCATGGCTGCCGATCAGTTAAAGCTGCCATATATCTACGTTCGTCCCAAACCTAAGGAGCATGGGCTAGGAAACCAGATCGAAGGGTCATATGAAACCGGTCAGCAGGTTGTAGTTATTGAAGATTTGGTTTCTACAGGCAAAAGCAGCCTCCAGGTCGTGGATGTTTTAAAAGAATCAGGGCTTGAAATTGCCGGGATGGTTTCCATTTTTACCTATGGCTTCAATGTAGCTGATCAAGCTTTCGAAAAAGCAGGAGTAAAGCTTTACCCGCTTACCAATTATCCAACACTTGTTGATTTAGCAATTGAAAAGGGAATAATTGCGGGAGAATTACAGGAGGTTTTGTTAAAGTGGAGCAGTGATCCTGCCAACTGGAAAGGAATTTGA
- a CDS encoding heavy-metal-associated domain-containing protein, translated as MKKIFLATLMVTGISFISNAQPVKANLTAKIKTPTVGCEACKSRIETYLLRYDGIMTIQVNWRSKITTVKYLTDRINIEEIKTAIANAGYDADDVPANEDSYNRLPKTCKKPEDGGPSKAPNIHKAPPSPPTPAQ; from the coding sequence ATGAAGAAAATTTTTCTCGCTACCCTTATGGTTACGGGCATTTCTTTTATCTCCAATGCCCAGCCAGTTAAAGCAAATCTCACAGCAAAAATTAAAACACCGACAGTAGGCTGCGAAGCCTGTAAATCGAGAATTGAAACCTACCTACTCAGGTATGATGGAATAATGACGATCCAGGTAAATTGGCGGTCAAAAATCACCACAGTGAAATACCTGACCGACCGGATAAATATTGAGGAGATAAAGACCGCTATCGCTAATGCCGGGTACGATGCGGACGATGTACCGGCCAACGAAGACTCGTATAATCGGCTTCCAAAGACCTGCAAAAAGCCTGAGGACGGAGGGCCTAGCAAGGCTCCAAATATTCACAAAGCCCCGCCATCTCCGCCAACGCCAGCACAATAA
- a CDS encoding NUDIX domain-containing protein — MFIKIFFDDKPLYLCDEITTYINEYVHHDDAIFIDELNSHTIKSMIHEMQVAKVHAGVFYHKDFDELKKAFFKKFTFIQAAGGLVTNEDGDVLLIFRRGKWDLPKGKLDKGEKLDECAVREVEEETGLKKPKIEKILSATYHTYHEGARYILKESNWYKMKIIGEQNLVPQTNEGIEEIKWVRPDKLKTYYSNTYPNVVEILQSWSDK; from the coding sequence ATGTTCATTAAAATATTTTTCGACGACAAGCCGCTTTATCTCTGCGATGAGATAACCACGTATATCAATGAATATGTTCATCATGATGATGCCATCTTTATTGATGAACTGAATTCACATACAATAAAATCGATGATACATGAAATGCAGGTGGCTAAAGTGCATGCGGGTGTTTTCTATCATAAAGATTTTGATGAATTGAAAAAAGCTTTTTTTAAAAAATTTACATTCATACAAGCGGCTGGCGGATTGGTGACAAATGAAGATGGTGATGTGCTCCTGATCTTCAGAAGAGGAAAATGGGATCTGCCGAAGGGCAAATTAGACAAAGGAGAAAAACTGGATGAATGTGCTGTGCGGGAAGTTGAAGAAGAAACAGGTTTAAAAAAACCAAAGATCGAAAAAATTTTATCTGCTACCTATCATACTTATCATGAAGGCGCAAGATATATCCTGAAAGAAAGTAACTGGTATAAGATGAAAATAATCGGCGAACAAAATTTAGTGCCGCAAACCAACGAAGGCATTGAAGAAATAAAATGGGTGAGGCCGGATAAATTAAAAACTTATTATAGCAACACCTATCCGAATGTTGTTGAAATATTACAATCCTGGTCTGATAAATGA
- a CDS encoding formylglycine-generating enzyme family protein, producing MKFLLIAAVLFSFNLLSAQQQTDSVFKVYEQPVPRSALKIKMAPIPEGNFVLGNNNAASPDEKPAHKINLSAFWMGMYEITHDQYDIFFKDELTSVNADVDAVTRPTAQYIDLSWDMGRDGGFPANSMSQFNALMFCRWLYKTTGIFYRLPTEAEWEYACRAGSKDGYYFGKDRSELKDNAWFVDNSNSKYQKVGQKKPNAWGLYDMLGNLTEWTLDHYSADYYTKLNDDALNPAAEILKSKFPHTLKGGSYLDKAEDLYITKRWSSDPSWNKRDPQIPKSKWWLTDAAHVGFRIVRPLAAPTKEEAETFYKKYLGK from the coding sequence ATGAAATTCCTTCTGATTGCCGCCGTATTATTTTCATTCAATCTTCTTTCTGCACAACAGCAAACCGACAGCGTATTTAAAGTTTATGAACAACCTGTACCCCGTTCAGCTTTAAAAATAAAAATGGCACCAATACCAGAAGGCAATTTTGTTTTAGGGAATAATAATGCAGCATCTCCGGATGAAAAGCCTGCACATAAAATAAATCTTTCAGCTTTCTGGATGGGCATGTATGAAATAACACATGACCAGTATGATATCTTTTTCAAAGACGAACTTACCAGCGTCAATGCTGATGTAGATGCTGTGACAAGACCCACTGCTCAGTACATCGATCTCAGTTGGGATATGGGAAGAGATGGTGGTTTTCCTGCAAACAGCATGTCGCAATTCAATGCGCTGATGTTTTGCCGCTGGCTTTATAAAACGACAGGTATTTTTTATCGTCTGCCAACAGAAGCCGAATGGGAATATGCATGCCGTGCAGGCAGTAAAGACGGATATTATTTCGGTAAGGATAGATCCGAACTTAAAGACAACGCCTGGTTTGTAGATAACAGTAATTCAAAATATCAGAAAGTAGGACAGAAAAAGCCAAATGCATGGGGATTGTATGATATGCTGGGCAATCTTACAGAATGGACACTTGATCACTACTCTGCAGACTACTATACTAAACTGAATGATGATGCTTTAAACCCCGCTGCTGAAATATTGAAATCAAAATTTCCGCATACATTGAAAGGCGGAAGCTATCTTGATAAAGCAGAAGACCTATACATTACTAAACGATGGTCATCCGATCCATCCTGGAATAAACGAGATCCGCAGATACCAAAAAGTAAATGGTGGCTTACAGATGCGGCACACGTTGGATTCAGAATTGTCCGACCTTTAGCAGCACCAACAAAAGAGGAAGCAGAAACGTTCTATAAAAAATATCTTGGAAAATAA
- the coaD gene encoding pantetheine-phosphate adenylyltransferase: MYRICLFPGTFDPVTLGHVDIINRAIPLFDKIIVGIGLNTAKAPMFTPEQRMTWINDLYKDEERVEGAIYQGLTVDFCKKIGAQFILRGIRYVSDFEYEKTIADANRQLDKSIETIFLTGEPKYTSVASTIVRDIIRNNGDASHFLPELVYNSLKK; this comes from the coding sequence ATGTATCGTATTTGTCTTTTTCCTGGCACCTTTGACCCTGTAACACTCGGGCATGTAGATATTATTAACCGGGCTATTCCCTTATTTGATAAGATCATCGTGGGTATCGGGTTGAATACAGCAAAGGCGCCAATGTTTACTCCTGAACAAAGAATGACATGGATCAATGATTTGTATAAAGATGAGGAAAGGGTAGAAGGGGCGATCTATCAGGGGCTGACGGTTGATTTCTGTAAAAAGATCGGTGCACAGTTTATATTACGCGGCATCCGCTACGTAAGCGATTTTGAGTATGAAAAAACAATTGCCGATGCTAATAGACAGTTGGATAAATCAATTGAAACAATATTTTTAACGGGTGAACCGAAGTACACTTCGGTGGCATCTACAATTGTGAGAGATATTATCAGGAATAATGGTGATGCAAGTCACTTTTTACCTGAGTTAGTTTATAATTCTTTAAAAAAATAA